The genomic interval GCCTTGAGGTGAGGCTTGAGGTATGAGAAAATACACATGACCTAGGTAGCTGCCGCTGAACGTCAGCTATTACTTACTATAAGGCGATGCCTTTTCAATACATGGAGATGAAAGCGACCACAAGCTAGGTCTGTCCAATTACAAAGGGAACAAAGGAGGATTGGAGGTTTGTCTAAATCCCACCCCTTCATCCTGTCCAAGCTTGGAAGAGGATTTATGGGTCATGTGCCCACAAGATAAGCAGAGGCTGCATGAGACAGGAAAAGCAAGTGGTTAAGTGGTGAGCAGTAAATCTAGGTAAGGACATAGGAGTGGCCATGGTACTTCTTGCAGTTTTTCTGTGGGtttcaaatttttccaaataaaattggGGAAGTTAGGAATTTCAAAAACATCCCCACTGATTTGTACTGAAATAAAGGGGAAACTGAAAAATCATACTGATCTCAGCAGGTTATTTAGAAGCTGGTCTGGCCCTTCAGTTTTTTATCTTGAATAGATCTGTGCGGCCCCTTCAAACAATAGTGTCTGTCATCTAGGACACAATGACAGTTGGTGGGAAATGACATGGGGAAGCCACAGCCTGAAAGAGGACCACACAAGGAGGAAtttcaggcccagagagggaatcAGCTGGCAGTAAAGCCAGATGCTAGTCCAGTCCCAGGTCCTATTGCAGCTCACTACCAAATAGAACATGCACATGTTTACAAAGCTATCACACGTTGCTCACGGGATACACCtagaaagcagtttctaagacATCTGAAGAAGTGCTGCTTCACCTGTGGTAGCCTCGAAGTGAGGACACCCTTGCTCCAGACCACACCCTGGCCTCACACACCCTTCTTTCAAATCACCACAGTGCACAGAAACAGTTCAGCCTTTATTTTTGTCAGACCCTGGGTCACTTGGAGCTGGTGTACTTGGTGACAGCCTTGGTGCCCTCGGACACAGCGTGCTTGGCCAGCTCCCCAGGCAGCAGCAGACGCACGGCTGTCTGGACTTCTCGGGATGTCAGGGTGGTCCGGCCCGAGTATTGGGCCAGCCGGGCAGCCTCACATGCCAGCCGCTCAAACACATCGTTTACAAACGAGTTCATGATGCTCATGGCCTTGGCAGAGATGCCGATGTCAGGGTGCACCTGGAGAGAGGGCAGCACCACTCGGTTAATGGAAGGGGCTGGGGGAGTGGGGTTCTGCCTACACTGCAAGCCTCACTCCTGAGCTGGGGGTTCTAGGAAGCCAGAGGCAGAAGGCAGGGAGGTTCCTCACCAGCCCCTTCCCAGATGCCAACAGTCATGGAAATAgggatttgtgttttctttgtactACTATGGTATAtccaagttttttaaaagaagttttcaACTGCAAGAGGTAACATGATTAAGTTCCCTGTATGATCATGCACAAGAATCTACATTTAACAAATGGGACCAGTTACACATGCATCTTGCTGGTTTCATGGATACATTTGCATAtgttccatggtatggatgtatcATACTTCCTATCACCATTCCTCTCTTCATGAACATTCCgggtttgggtttgggtttggggtgttttttgttgtttttgtcattaGATGGTGCTATGGTAAATGTCCATCTTTGAATCTTGTGTGAGCATAGGGAAGGTTATTTCCAGAGGTGGGACTGTGGGGTCAAAAGGTTTGTGCACATAACTTGGTGGAGCACATAACCAGAGGGCATGTGCATGTGACAGTGGCAGCCCCGAACCAGGAGGGAGGAGTCCTGTTCTGTGGCTGTATTGTGAATTGCTACGACCTCAAATATGGCCcttttctctgggcctcagtttcctcttctgtcacAAGCTTTTGAACTAAGTGATCTCTAATAAAGCAATGGGACCTGACAGCAGTCCTGAAATGTGAGTAGGTAGACCTGGTCAGATGTGAAGTGGGAGAGAAATGACTGTCCCACAACCTACATGGAGTCAGAGATGGAGACAGCACTAGAACCAAGAGGCTCTGTCCCACCCACCCTCCCTGCCACCTCTTATCTCGACTGCCAGCAGCAAATCTGAGCCTGGCACAAGGCTGGTTCTGCCCAAGCCCCCTCTGCTGTCAACACACCCCGTTCTCCTCAGGGCTCTCACCCACATCGGGAGGCCAAGGGGTTATCCCTCAGCAGCACTCTCCTCTGCGAGTCCAGGCCTGGTCTCAGCCATCAGTTGCAATTTTTGCCCCTCGCAATCAGACTAAGACACAGGGCTCAGTGATACCCACTCCTACCCCACTTTCTTCAGGGCACCGGAGTCTGTCATCTGGTGCATCTCTTCAGCCAACCCATATCAGTGCTGgacccacccacccccaaccctACAAGAACATTCCCAGGCACCCAGGTTGTCAATTCACTAAAACTGCTAATGGGATTTGGACTGGAGACAGGCATTACCTCTGGGGCCTGCCCTAACAGAGGGGTAAGAGTTTCAAGCAGGTTGGAGACCCAGGGCGGGCAACACATGGCTACCCCCGCTTCCTCCTGGCCTTGGCCCTGCTGAGCAGTGGCTTTGGATCCTCCAGACAAACTGATTGTCAGTGTTCCAAGCGGCTTTTCATGCATGAATATAGGGCACCTGCAGCCCCAGTGTGTTGGGGAGAGGGACACACAGGAAGGATGCTAGAGGCTTGCCCAAAGCCAGGGAAAGCTGGGACACTGCCACTGCCAGGCCACATGATGCAGGAACCCCATGGAGCCTTTAGGGGCCTCAAGCTCTTTTGTCTGTAACATGGACAAACCCTAAGCCCCTCAAAGAACTGAGTGCCACTTGTCCAGAAGACCTTCCCCAAGACTCCAGTTCACCCCGAACACTCCTCTCTTCAGTCACCACCAACACACTTTGTATCATAATGTGTTTGGCACCCGATCACCTTCAGCCTGGCACAGAAAGTGTGGTCCTCGTCCTTTAATTATGTCCCacctgggccgggtgcggtggctcacgcctgtaatcccaacactttgggaggccgaggtgggtggatcacaaggtcaggaggtcaagaccatcctggctaacacgacgaaaccctgtctctactaaaaatacaaaaaattagctgggtgtggtggcgggcacctgtggtcccagctactcgggaggttgaggcaggagaatggcgtgaacccgggaggtggaggttgcagtgagctgagatcatgccactgcactccagcctgggcgacagagcaagattc from Rhinopithecus roxellana isolate Shanxi Qingling chromosome 6, ASM756505v1, whole genome shotgun sequence carries:
- the LOC104675411 gene encoding late histone H2B.L4, which encodes MSPATPGGAADLIKSSSEGVGGGYSRSRRMSAEYGQRQQPGGRGGRSSGNKKSKKRCRRKESYSMYIYKVLKQVHPDIGISAKAMSIMNSFVNDVFERLACEAARLAQYSGRTTLTSREVQTAVRLLLPGELAKHAVSEGTKAVTKYTSSK